In Sesamum indicum cultivar Zhongzhi No. 13 linkage group LG8, S_indicum_v1.0, whole genome shotgun sequence, the sequence TTAACAAGAAATGACTTTGAGCCGCCGTTGAATGATCTTGAGCCCTCCGGGCCGTTTGTGGAGTTCATGACGGAGCAAGTTATCGCCACCTCCATGAGCCGTGGAGTGCTTGTGGACAGTTTTTACGAGCTGGAATCGCGCTATGTTGATTATTGGAACAAGAAAATTGGCCCGAAAGCTTTCAATATCGGACCACTCTGCATGGCGGTGGCGCCGTCATCGCCGCTGGAAGCCCTGGAGAAACCGAGTTATATGCAATGGCTGGACGAGAGACTAGCTAAGGGGGAACCTGTTCTGTACGTGGCGTTTGGATCACAAGCAGAAGTGATAGAAGAGCAGTTGCAAGAAATTGCTAAGGGTTTGAGCAATCCCATGTGAGTTTCCTGTGGGTTTTGAAATCAAGAGGGGCAGTAGAATGCTTGCAGAAGTTTGAAGAGAGGGTGATAAATCGAGGAATGGTGGTGAAAGAATGGGTTGATCAACGGGGTATCCTACGGCACGGTGGTGTAAAAGGGTTTCTGAGCCACTGCGGATGGAACTCGGTGATGGAGAGCATCTCCGCGGGAGTGCCACTCCTTGCTCTGCCCCTGATGGCGGAGCAGCACATGAATGCAAGATTCGTGGCGGAGGAAATTGGGGTGGGGCTGAGGATTATGCCACGTGGTGGGACAGTGCGCGGTTTCGTGGAGGCAGAGGAGGTGGAGAGAGTGGTGAGAGAGGTGATGGAGGGTGAGAAGGGCGCGGAGGTAAGGAGGAAGGCAGTGGAGTACGGGGAAGCTGCTTGTGCAGCCATGGCAGAGGGCGGTTC encodes:
- the LOC105168812 gene encoding LOW QUALITY PROTEIN: UDP-glycosyltransferase 90A1-like (The sequence of the model RefSeq protein was modified relative to this genomic sequence to represent the inferred CDS: deleted 2 bases in 1 codon; substituted 1 base at 1 genomic stop codon), whose product is MGSLSAHFVIFPFMSQGHTIPLLALSRLLRRRSAVVTIFTTSKNAPRIRASLQDVDVSILELPFPGNIDGVPPGVENTDKLPSMACFLPFAKSTKLMQKSLEQALETLRPPVSCIISDQFLGWTQESAEKMGIPRLVFIGMGNYSCTMYQILGRDRPQAGTHSPDEPFSIPDFPTVKLTRNDFEPPLNDLEPSGPFVEFMTEQVIATSMSRGVLVDSFYELESRYVDYWNKKIGPKAFNIGPLCMAVAPSSPLEALEKPSYMQWLDERLAKGEPVLYVAFGSQAEVIEEQLQEIAKGLSNPMXVLWVLKSRGAVECLQKFEERVINRGMVVKEWVDQRGILRHGGVKGFLSHCGWNSVMESISAGVPLLALPLMAEQHMNARFVAEEIGVGLRIMPRGGTVRGFVEAEEVERVVREVMEGEKGAEVRRKAVEYGEAACAAMAEGGSSWRTLDLVVAHVCDIVN